The genomic stretch ACAGCACACTCGACGGATTAAGGCTTAATGATATGATTCGCCATTGTACTCTGTTCCTCCTTCGAACGTTATCTTCATCTTatctcctctttttctttttttatcttaaCATTTTCTTTCTATCACTTCGCGTGATAAATCTATGGGAATCTACGGGACGATGCTTTTGCATTATTGCCACCGTTCAACAATCTcgtgaatttcttttttataaacgtacctatctttctttcttttttcttttgtcttttttttttcgttttctttttttgaaaCGGTTGGAAGTAACGCACGAAGCATCGATTCGGTGCTATGTTTAAAACTGAGACCTCCCTCTTCCTCTCGCTCGTTCTCATCGCGTTTCTCTCTACAAACCGATATTTCGAATTTAGATTCGTGACTAACGTGCAACGCCATGCGAGGAACCGTTGAAGGCTTGCAATTTCGATGTGATTCAAGTGGACTTGTATAGGATAAACGTTGTGTGCTCGCACGCTCGACTCTCGAGGCTTCCGTTTCCTCGAAATGcgcacgatcgatcgatcgcgagacGTTGCCGCATAAAATCGTGAGAAACAGACTATACATTTACTTTGTACAACTATCGTGACAGACGCGTTGGACTTTTATACTTATTACTTCAAACCCACTTTCCCTTCGAGTAAAAAAATTACGACGAGAGCATCTACGTAGTAACAATATAAAAAACTATTCGAGTTGTTCAGTCAGGACTTCGCTATAGGTAATCTGTTTCTCTCGATCGTTggattattcttttagtttctttctctctctctctctctttctctctctgtctctctctctctctctctctctctctttgaaTTATTCATTCGAATAACCAGGGACATTATGTTAAGTTGCAGCTTTGTACTACGTGGAAGACGGATATCCGTGAGAGTATTCGAGTAACATCGAAGGACAGATCGATCAGGGGTTCTCTGGGTTAACGCGGATTTTGGTCGACTTGCATCAGAAACGTAATCGTTCTTCTATCACCTTAACCATCGTCCTAAGGTTGCTTAGAATTCAGTCTTACGAACGTTTACGATCAAAGAAAAAAgacctttctttcttttctcattCTTTCGTATACACACACTCGCtgcctttctctcttttctctcatTCGCTATTTTGATCGGTAGAAAATCGTCTTAACGCTTACTTATCGAACAGAAATCTCATTGTTCCCGAGAAAATCGAAGGAACAGTCGTTGCTTCGACGATTCTAAGCGACTAATCGTCTAACATCTAACCTCGGTAAAAATTGTGCGTCGTTAATCGTGCCTCCATTCTTTCCTACTCTTTTACTTGTTTCCCTTAAATCGATTACCATTAAAAGATTTCAAAATGTCTGCGCGTTCGTTCGCAGTTCGTTCCTGAATCTCGTCACGTACGAACTGCGTATATACATCGTGATTCGTTTTAACGCGACGACGATTCGAGATAAAAGCTTCTTACAATTATCtaaacgataataaataacaCAACTTCTCGACGATCGAAAACAAACGCGGCTGCCAACCACTTTCTCCTCTACGGTTCGTCGAGCTTCGTTTTAACGCGTTACTAACGTGAAATCGTTAACGTATAACGTGTCTAAATCAACCTAAAACAACGCATAACGCCTCGAAACGCATACTCGACTAACATAGTGAACTTGGTAAATTGTATCGACAGCTTTTTGCAACACCTCAGGGACGTAGGACGAGGATTTGACGAAGAAGAGGTAAAAGGACGTCGACCTTGGACCACGTAGCTCACAAAGAGACTTTTCTCCGCGATTACATGAAGTAAATTGGATCGTTCTCTGCGATGGCATCCAGCCTGCCCGGCAAGGTTTTCGGTCGTTGAGGAGCCGTGGTCTTGTACACGACCTCACGAGACCCCTTACGTCACATGTAGGTTGGTTTCACTTTGTACGCCCTTTTCCAAACCTCGCACAGACAGACGGTGCTGTGGAACCTATAGAAGATCGCCAGAGGCATCGAGACGTGCGTGATGATCGTCCACGCCCACAGGCCGTAGAAATGCAATTGCACCGGGTGCGATTCCGCTCGCGATTTTTCCAACGTGTTAATCGCCCACATCGCCAGATTCGTCACCAGTAGAAACGTTACGATCTCTCTACCCGGTTTCCTCCTTATTTGTTTCGCAGTGACGACAGATCTCCTTGACGCGTCCAAAATGAAGATGGTTTGAAACGTAGTCTGCACAACGCTCGCCAACGCCGTAATAAGCACCAAGATCGTGTGCTTGGCCAGAGTAAATTGGGCGCCGATGATCGTGAACGTTGAATAAATGAACATGCCCGTCTGCGCGGCTACTAGAAGAATGTTGTCCAGTTCTAGGTTTCGGGTGCCGTCGTAACGGAGCTTTCGCATCTGGAACATCCCTATCAGCGTGGCCAACGTCGAcattccgtataacgttaACTCGCAGACGTTCACTTCGGTGACGGCGAAGCTGACCAATTCTGGACGCGATATTAAcacgaagaataaaattagCGAGATGATCGTTAGCACCAGGATCAAGATGCCCACGAACAGACCTTTGTGCGCCCGAGCACAATCCACGCTGTAGTGATGTGGCGATCTCCTGTGAAATTGAAAGTAAAATCAGAGCTTGTACGCGTGACTAACGCATTgaagtatatttataattattatggTCTTCAATTGTGTTCAACGATTTACCTGTAAGCATGAGCATGATGCCGGGACCCAGGAGGTGTTTTAGGCTGAGAAAACGCCGCCTTCGATATATTCTTCCACATTACGTATAGAATCGCAGCACAGATTAAGCTGTACTCGATCGTGCAAGGAAATAGAAACGGACTGGCGTCCTGGACTAACGATCCCATTATGTTGGTTCGACGACACTCGAACATGTGATGCGGCCCTTTCAGACCTCTCGGTAGCCTCAGGTGCTCGCCATGGTGGTAGTGATTATGTCCCCCAAGATTAAGATTGGCCTTCGAAcctaatttaatttcaacttGATTCTCCGCTCGATATCATTAGGGGTTTCGTTGTACTCGAGAGACGACATAATTATCCAGacacatgtacatatacagtGACGAACGAAGATActcgaatattttttaataggaatcttttatgtatgtatCGTATGCGTTATGTAAAACGCATTAAAATTTCATCTGCCAAGTTGTTATCAGATATCGGTCTGGAAATgtagaaattacaaaatagtT from Bombus huntii isolate Logan2020A chromosome 8, iyBomHunt1.1, whole genome shotgun sequence encodes the following:
- the LOC126869057 gene encoding proton channel OtopLc-like isoform X3, giving the protein MLIKETSLSWPGLPAALPSPASPSAVIVSPETLSRHSSSSPSRAHRPPQFALALPCSSQPISAVCYPAPTFLDVAEDRKWKKLGCDALATTFSALYGKLLVVMGIAFPMAEVISTYIPPSFYEGFYLYLYFGSMIFLVYMYATLLRDGKSKSRRSATSCFTKKRKDVCDLDSSRSSSGAGGDSDVADTTCPHVTAIKPAQHYGSFYLRMGAVAFGIGSMIYSGLEFGQYFELEQNTKCHNIMLALTPATRMAFIFIQMYFIFLNNEQMKVYRHRVVARFGLMHMIGTNLSVWLSVLVQETKHEILTFYNPENNSLKISHRLGSKANLNLGGHNHYHHGEHLRLPRGLKGPHHMFECRRTNIMGSLVQDASPFLFPCTIEYSLICAAILYVMWKNISKAAFSQPKTPPGSRHHAHAYRRSPHHYSVDCARAHKGLFVGILILVLTIISLILFFVLISRPELVSFAVTEVNVCELTLYGMSTLATLIGMFQMRKLRYDGTRNLELDNILLVAAQTGMFIYSTFTIIGAQFTLAKHTILVLITALASVVQTTFQTIFILDASRRSVVTAKQIRRKPGREIVTFLLVTNLAMWAINTLEKSRAESHPVQLHFYGLWAWTIITHVSMPLAIFYRFHSTVCLCEVWKRAYKVKPTYM